The Megalobrama amblycephala isolate DHTTF-2021 linkage group LG13, ASM1881202v1, whole genome shotgun sequence genome contains a region encoding:
- the ccdc12 gene encoding coiled-coil domain-containing protein 12 has translation MEKPVGSLQEQALKRKERLKALRDRQFQGQAPEDGEPASKKALEDSETEDRHRELKLRNYTPEDEELKERQVPKAKPASVEDKVKDQLEAANPEPVIEEVDLANLAPRKPDWDLKRDVAKKLEKLERRTQKAIAELIRERLKGSEAELAGAVGAVGMEEGDSD, from the exons ATGGAGAAACCTGTGGGTTCTTTACAAGAGCAAGCTTTGAAAAGGAAAGAACGATTAAAAGCTCTACGAGACCGACAGTTTCAA GGACAGGCACCTGAGGATGGAGAGCCTGCGAGCAAAAAAGCTCTGGAGGACTCTGAGACAGAGGACAGACACAG AGAGCTGAAGCTGAGGAATTACACACCGGAGGACGAGGAGCTGAAGGAGAGACAGGTGCCTAAAGCAAAACCTGCATCAG TGGAGGACAAGGTCAAGGACCAACTAGAAGCTGCAAACCCAGAGCCTGTGATTGAGGAAGTG GATCTGGCCAATCTTGCCCCCAGAAAACCAGACTG GGATCTAAAGAGGGATGTTGCCAAGAAGCTGGAGAAACTAGAGAGGCGAACACAAAAAGCTATTGCTGAACTTATAC GGGAACGGCTCAAGGGCAGCGAGGCAGAGCTGGCGGGAGCGGTCGGAGCAGTTGGCATGGAAGAGGGAGACTCCGACTGA